One Natronorubrum halophilum genomic window, ATCGCGGGTGCGAACGCCTGAGTCACGCGACGCACGCCGTCGAGTGCGACGTCGGTGACGAAATCCCAGTCGTCGTCTCCGATTCCGAGAACGGTCTCCCGAGAGATCGCTCCCTGCGAGGCGACGACGACGTCGATTCCGCCGAACGTCTCCTCGGCGACCGCCCGGACCCGATCGAGCGATTCCCGATCGGTGACGTCGCAGGTGACTCGAGCCGTCTCAGCGCCGCGCTCCTCGAGGAGGGTTGCGGTTTCCGCGACCGCATCGTCGCTTCTGCTCGTCGCGATAACGTCCGCTCCGTCGGCCGCGAAGCCGAGCGCGATCGCTTGCCCGAGGCCGCTGGTCCCGCCGATAACGATCGCACGCTTGTCCGCGACGGTCACTGGAGTGTGGGAATAGTCGTCCATACGACAGCCAATCGCATCCGATCCTATGAACGTT contains:
- a CDS encoding SDR family NAD(P)-dependent oxidoreductase, coding for MDDYSHTPVTVADKRAIVIGGTSGLGQAIALGFAADGADVIATSRSDDAVAETATLLEERGAETARVTCDVTDRESLDRVRAVAEETFGGIDVVVASQGAISRETVLGIGDDDWDFVTDVALDGVRRVTQAFAPAMDAGGSIINISSLAARLSMSNLPAYSAAKGGVEAFTRASAKELAPEIRVNAIAPGFFITPQNADTYAEGTDKRDRIDERTPLGRVGEREELIGAAIYLSSDASSFVTGEVLTVDGGFADSAF